The following are from one region of the Alphaproteobacteria bacterium genome:
- a CDS encoding SagB/ThcOx family dehydrogenase, producing the protein MVAEVNAGSPPLILKDSKIIDWLIKLPKQFTLEESKTLWRELDLFQEVFDAFFSLLLRKKVVIDAPSVKGEEWSAFGWQEAHAFHEATRDYPFLDMGKPSGFVDDESRMEDFKSASLPPPIYQKFDAKIKYPLEKVESFTGLDELIENSFEKGKTTLKHFSVLFDLCFGERKKVDFGIQGHFLQKAIPSGGARHTTEVFFVYFNNAAMENGIYHYNVEENSLDQLKKGNYFEEFFDATLDLFTKYTKRPFGLVIFTCLHERAMWRYRDSRSWRAPMIDIGHAMMILRTVSQKLGFDYYSYQKFKDKEVSELLELDNIRQTPLYVTTLV; encoded by the coding sequence ATGGTTGCAGAAGTAAATGCAGGGTCCCCACCCCTTATCTTAAAAGATTCAAAGATAATAGATTGGCTTATTAAACTTCCCAAACAATTTACATTGGAGGAATCAAAAACTTTATGGAGAGAATTAGATCTCTTCCAAGAAGTGTTTGATGCGTTTTTTTCACTTTTATTAAGAAAAAAGGTTGTCATCGATGCGCCCTCTGTTAAAGGTGAAGAGTGGTCTGCCTTTGGTTGGCAAGAGGCTCATGCATTCCATGAGGCAACACGCGATTACCCTTTCCTTGATATGGGTAAACCATCTGGTTTTGTTGATGATGAAAGCAGAATGGAAGATTTTAAATCTGCTTCGCTCCCCCCACCAATTTACCAGAAATTTGATGCTAAAATTAAATATCCTTTAGAAAAAGTAGAGTCTTTTACTGGCCTGGATGAGCTTATTGAGAATAGTTTTGAGAAAGGAAAAACTACCTTAAAACACTTTTCGGTTTTGTTCGATTTATGTTTTGGAGAAAGGAAAAAAGTAGATTTTGGTATTCAGGGGCATTTTTTGCAAAAGGCGATCCCTTCAGGCGGCGCTCGTCATACTACAGAAGTGTTTTTTGTATATTTTAATAACGCTGCAATGGAAAATGGAATATACCATTACAACGTGGAGGAAAACAGTTTAGATCAACTGAAAAAAGGTAATTATTTTGAGGAATTTTTTGACGCTACCCTTGATCTTTTTACGAAGTATACAAAAAGGCCTTTTGGACTTGTTATTTTTACGTGCCTGCATGAAAGAGCTATGTGGCGTTATCGAGATTCACGTTCATGGAGAGCTCCAATGATAGATATAGGCCATGCAATGATGATCCTGAGAACGGTATCTCAGAAATTGGGATTTGATTATTACTCTTATCAAAAGTTCAAAGATAAAGAAGTCTCTGAATTATTAGAGTTAGATAACATCAGGCAAACCCCACTGTACGTAACTACGCTGGTCTAA
- a CDS encoding SagB/ThcOx family dehydrogenase, translated as MNTKKIITSPFFIFEFSNDSIRASDLINNQRLKFLHPYITKLCVFCLDGKTNDECLDEGFTEDVLKLALNHNIILHVDNPVYESSRLWEDRNWLRAAYLTFSQLDLKYKETVSKKTTQTALINHRKEIIEEYKEQSLYPTLKFREGERFPLLKPTNSKRQEINTLKNRRSVRNFKESPVSFRDFSYILYEASNQLRLGELDKNSVNPIEIFNSYFCWGQIYIIVQNVEGIEKAVYQYDFKEHSLIKVGAYSDDKDIYSCIQNQKWISGGGFCVFICAFWERYYWVYRHSRAYINLLIQVGEFGQEFFQSATRLGLGGWGTPAISESLASELLGIDSKREEALYFLKFGIGKASDSE; from the coding sequence ATGAATACGAAAAAAATTATAACCTCCCCCTTTTTTATATTCGAATTTTCAAACGACTCGATTAGAGCATCTGATCTTATCAACAATCAACGTTTAAAATTTCTCCACCCATATATAACCAAACTGTGCGTTTTTTGCTTAGATGGGAAAACTAATGATGAGTGTCTAGATGAGGGATTTACTGAAGATGTTCTGAAACTAGCTCTAAACCACAACATTATTTTACATGTTGACAACCCTGTCTACGAAAGTTCCAGATTATGGGAAGACAGGAATTGGTTAAGAGCTGCATACCTTACTTTTTCACAGTTAGACCTGAAATATAAAGAAACAGTCTCAAAAAAAACAACACAAACTGCCCTGATTAACCACAGGAAAGAAATTATAGAAGAGTATAAAGAACAATCACTCTACCCCACTTTGAAATTCAGGGAAGGAGAACGATTTCCTTTGTTGAAACCCACAAACTCAAAGCGTCAAGAAATAAACACACTCAAAAACAGAAGAAGTGTCAGGAACTTCAAGGAAAGTCCTGTTTCGTTCAGGGATTTTTCATATATTCTCTATGAGGCTTCCAATCAGCTGCGACTAGGAGAACTAGATAAAAATTCTGTCAATCCAATAGAAATATTTAACTCTTATTTCTGTTGGGGACAAATCTATATTATTGTTCAAAATGTTGAAGGAATTGAAAAAGCGGTGTATCAATATGACTTTAAGGAACACTCACTTATTAAAGTAGGCGCGTATTCTGATGACAAAGATATTTATAGCTGTATCCAAAACCAAAAATGGATTTCCGGAGGAGGATTTTGTGTGTTTATATGCGCTTTTTGGGAGAGGTACTATTGGGTTTACAGACACTCTCGTGCATATATCAACCTTCTCATACAGGTAGGCGAGTTTGGACAGGAATTTTTTCAGTCTGCAACTCGTTTGGGACTGGGAGGATGGGGAACACCAGCAATTTCAGAATCTCTTGCCAGTGAGCTCTTGGGTATAGACTCAAAACGAGAAGAAGCTTTGTATTTTCTTAAATTTGGGATAGGGAAAGCAAGTGATTCAGAATGA
- a CDS encoding ABC transporter ATP-binding protein, whose product MKEPGMSYDKGLLSLWTLILKKMSHRDYSKIALAGAVVLVSSALLSLPPLALKEVIDIVDQASSSHRNVYFFLGCYVMLLFLGRVFRESQIFVFGPVQQNFQKYFTEICSWSLLKKNYQFYLHGKFSTLAHTIALGENALGILLQRVYFDVLSMALEILFSFIMLLSIFKLKYAVLFASFIIIYLFSIVKGAIFVRPFSKAAIHETIKSKTMVTDLAYNFESIKIFKLENVFQDRISFQLQQQRKSFFTFFKNRTGVGILQSFILGFFFLTTNIIGIIDVYSDNVSLGFLTLINVYMLQVIKPFEEINLMIRDILVSIDSLQKCIDTVNPDVDQAPLHYDDTEVNELQFKNVNFTLDSHPRPLLHNISLTLKKGERIVVVGSNGSGKTTLSKIICGLLEPTMGSIQLNGKTVSQKYLCRLKNIILVPQDPALFNEDILYNIFLENNGSQHEIPSELSDKLELRDLLNRHKDRFPLGERGNNLSGGERQRIFLLRALLRNSDFLVLDEATSSQDIDKEKSVVQSLLKIRDKCIVFITHNWENVVFFDKVIHLKEGSIEFFGDTEEFLKSHDRSYERKRDNSF is encoded by the coding sequence ATGAAAGAGCCTGGCATGTCTTATGATAAAGGACTGTTATCCTTGTGGACTCTTATTTTAAAGAAAATGTCACATAGAGATTATAGTAAGATTGCACTGGCTGGAGCAGTAGTTTTAGTCTCCTCTGCATTGCTTTCACTTCCTCCACTTGCTTTAAAAGAGGTAATAGATATTGTTGATCAGGCTTCATCGTCTCATAGAAATGTGTACTTTTTTTTGGGATGTTATGTCATGTTACTTTTCCTTGGGCGTGTGTTTCGTGAAAGTCAAATTTTTGTATTCGGACCAGTTCAACAGAACTTTCAAAAATATTTCACCGAAATTTGCTCATGGTCCCTTCTAAAAAAGAACTACCAATTTTACTTACATGGGAAATTTAGCACTCTAGCTCACACTATAGCGCTCGGAGAAAATGCATTAGGAATATTGTTGCAAAGGGTTTACTTTGACGTTTTATCTATGGCTTTAGAAATTCTTTTCTCTTTTATAATGCTTCTGAGTATATTTAAGCTTAAGTATGCAGTTTTATTCGCTTCTTTTATAATAATTTATCTTTTTTCTATTGTGAAAGGAGCTATATTTGTAAGGCCTTTCAGTAAAGCTGCAATTCATGAAACCATTAAGTCAAAAACAATGGTTACTGATCTTGCTTACAACTTTGAATCTATCAAAATCTTTAAACTAGAAAATGTTTTCCAAGATAGAATTTCTTTTCAATTACAACAGCAAAGAAAATCATTTTTTACGTTCTTTAAAAATAGAACTGGGGTGGGTATCCTTCAAAGTTTTATATTAGGATTTTTCTTCTTAACAACTAACATTATAGGTATTATTGATGTATATTCAGATAATGTATCTCTTGGTTTTTTGACTTTGATCAACGTGTATATGCTTCAGGTTATTAAGCCTTTTGAAGAGATAAATCTAATGATTAGAGATATTCTAGTTTCTATAGATTCACTGCAAAAATGTATCGATACAGTGAATCCTGATGTTGATCAAGCTCCACTTCATTATGACGATACGGAAGTTAATGAACTTCAGTTTAAAAATGTAAACTTTACTTTGGACTCACACCCTCGTCCCCTTCTTCACAATATAAGCCTTACATTGAAAAAAGGAGAAAGAATCGTTGTTGTTGGCAGCAATGGTTCTGGGAAAACAACTCTTTCAAAAATAATTTGTGGTTTGCTAGAACCTACTATGGGATCGATACAGTTAAACGGGAAAACTGTATCACAAAAATATTTATGTCGCTTGAAGAACATTATCCTCGTTCCTCAGGATCCCGCTTTGTTTAATGAGGACATACTTTATAACATCTTCCTCGAAAATAATGGCTCTCAACATGAGATTCCTTCAGAACTCTCTGACAAACTTGAGTTACGAGATTTACTAAATAGACACAAGGACAGATTTCCCTTGGGAGAAAGAGGAAATAACTTATCAGGAGGTGAAAGACAAAGAATTTTTCTGTTAAGAGCATTGTTACGAAACTCCGACTTTCTCGTGCTAGATGAAGCAACTTCTTCTCAAGATATTGACAAAGAAAAGAGCGTAGTTCAAAGTTTGTTAAAAATAAGAGATAAATGCATAGTTTTTATCACCCACAATTGGGAGAATGTTGTATTCTTTGATAAGGTAATTCATTTAAAAGAAGGTTCGATAGAATTTTTTGGTGATACTGAAGAATTTTTAAAATCTCACGATAGAAGTTATGAGAGAAAAAGAGATAATAGCTTTTAA
- a CDS encoding GNAT family N-acetyltransferase, translated as MKLLIRVTSLSFLTLFFISKGNAMLYDQEIEELKYIISPPQIKDVEQLSNAHVQAWSETYGRRLPKSVLSFFSYDKRHAMWSSFLKESPNKVLIAKRGEELIGFTSWKLADRNTAELLTLYVLNPYQRVGIGSRLLSLVTSALLAEDINKLNLWVLASNPAIEFYKTKGFSEMRREVKTLGDDSFEETLMEKNIEQ; from the coding sequence ATGAAGCTATTGATAAGAGTTACATCACTGAGTTTTCTTACTCTTTTTTTTATATCTAAAGGCAATGCAATGTTATATGACCAAGAAATCGAAGAACTAAAATACATTATTTCCCCCCCCCAAATCAAAGATGTAGAACAACTTTCAAATGCTCATGTTCAAGCCTGGTCAGAAACCTATGGTAGACGGCTTCCTAAATCCGTTCTAAGTTTTTTTAGTTATGATAAGCGTCACGCAATGTGGTCTAGCTTTTTAAAAGAAAGCCCTAATAAAGTGCTTATAGCAAAACGTGGTGAAGAGCTCATAGGGTTTACGTCCTGGAAGCTCGCAGATCGTAACACTGCTGAGCTATTGACCCTATATGTATTGAATCCCTATCAGAGAGTTGGCATTGGAAGTCGGCTGTTGTCTTTAGTCACATCGGCATTACTTGCTGAAGATATTAACAAACTAAACCTATGGGTTCTAGCTTCTAATCCAGCAATAGAATTTTACAAAACTAAGGGATTTAGTGAGATGCGAAGAGAGGTTAAAACTCTCGGTGACGATTCATTTGAGGAAACTCTAATGGAAAAAAATATTGAACAATAG